The proteins below come from a single Arthrobacter sp. zg-Y1171 genomic window:
- the ruvA gene encoding Holliday junction branch migration protein RuvA — protein sequence MISSLRGVVSHVGLTSAVIDVHGFGMLVQATPQTLASLRTGSEASVHTAMIVREDSMTLYGFSDADQREVFEILLGVSGVGPRIALAVLAVHTPEAIRVAASTGDDKAFSKVSGIGPKGARRIVLELADKLVPHGTVENPAAPRWQEQVLAAMTGLGWSEKDATAAMDDTAAEHPDVAAAGNVGEILKLTLRRLGTDGARVSSRRKAG from the coding sequence ATGATCAGTTCCCTCCGCGGGGTCGTTTCGCACGTGGGCCTTACCTCTGCCGTCATTGATGTCCACGGATTCGGGATGCTCGTCCAGGCCACCCCGCAGACCCTGGCTTCGCTGCGCACGGGAAGTGAAGCCAGCGTCCATACCGCCATGATCGTGCGCGAAGACTCCATGACCCTGTACGGGTTCAGCGACGCGGACCAGCGCGAGGTCTTTGAAATCCTCCTCGGCGTCAGCGGCGTGGGTCCGCGGATCGCCCTCGCTGTCCTGGCGGTCCACACTCCTGAAGCCATCCGGGTGGCCGCCTCCACCGGGGACGACAAGGCCTTCAGCAAGGTCTCCGGCATTGGCCCCAAGGGTGCCCGCCGCATTGTCCTCGAGCTGGCCGACAAGCTGGTGCCGCACGGCACCGTGGAAAACCCGGCGGCACCGCGCTGGCAGGAACAGGTCCTGGCCGCAATGACCGGCCTCGGCTGGTCCGAAAAGGACGCCACCGCCGCCATGGACGACACCGCCGCCGAGCATCCCGACGTCGCTGCCGCCGGCAACGTCGGGGAAATCCTGAAACTGACGCTGCGCCGCCTCGGGACCGACGGCGCCCGGGTGTCCTCGCGCCGAAAGGCCGGCTGA
- a CDS encoding YebC/PmpR family DNA-binding transcriptional regulator: MSGHSKWATTKHKKAVIDAKRAKSFAKLIKNIEVAARAGGADMAGNPALELAVSKAKKTSVPIDNINRAVKRGAGLLGEAVDYQTIMYEGYGPQGSALLIECLTDNKNRAASEVRLAVTRNGGNMGDPGSVAYMFTRKGVVNLPKNGLTEDDLLMAVLDAGADEVKESGENFEIISEPQDLRAVVGALEEASIEYETDEAEFVPSMHVELDADAARKFLKLVDALEDLDDVQNVYSNADIPAAVMAELEEDD, encoded by the coding sequence ATGTCGGGCCACTCTAAATGGGCAACCACCAAGCACAAGAAGGCCGTAATTGATGCCAAGCGCGCCAAGTCCTTCGCCAAGCTGATCAAGAACATCGAAGTTGCAGCACGCGCCGGCGGAGCCGACATGGCAGGCAACCCGGCCCTTGAACTGGCCGTTTCCAAGGCCAAGAAGACGTCGGTGCCGATCGACAACATCAACCGTGCGGTCAAGCGCGGCGCCGGCCTGCTCGGCGAGGCCGTCGATTACCAGACGATCATGTACGAGGGCTACGGACCGCAGGGCTCCGCCCTCCTGATCGAGTGCCTCACGGACAACAAGAACCGTGCAGCCTCCGAGGTCCGCCTTGCCGTGACCCGTAACGGCGGCAACATGGGTGATCCCGGTTCCGTCGCCTACATGTTCACCCGCAAGGGCGTAGTGAACCTGCCCAAGAACGGCCTCACCGAAGACGATCTGCTGATGGCCGTCCTTGACGCCGGTGCGGATGAAGTAAAGGAATCGGGCGAGAACTTCGAGATCATCTCCGAGCCGCAGGACCTCCGCGCCGTCGTCGGTGCGCTGGAAGAGGCGAGCATCGAGTACGAAACCGATGAAGCCGAATTCGTTCCGTCCATGCATGTGGAACTGGATGCGGATGCTGCCCGCAAGTTCCTCAAGCTCGTGGATGCGCTGGAAGACCTCGACGACGTCCAGAACGTTTACTCCAACGCTGATATCCCGGCCGCCGTAATGGCCGAGCTTGAAGAAGACGACTAA
- a CDS encoding Mur ligase family protein, translated as MSSFSILVGKLVRSASKLRGGGSALPGLVVEKIDPDFIRRTLADLPLGVAVVSGTNGKTTTTKMVVELLESQGLKVFTNRTGSNFTRGVAAALLGEVNLRGHLDADIAVLELDEAHAVHFVKLIQPRYSLLLNVLRDQLDRFGEIDKTTRLLESIARATTETVVLNREDPRVAGIADSLNGQRAVYFGLDASLRSTFPNDDEMRGSLAEALAATQEADVVLERVSETDADFLVDGQVRTSGLKLRGVYNIFNAAAALAFARTIKGKDLDSDALFEALANVEPAFGRGESLTVNGQPLELVLVKNPSGFRLGLKSFAAHGYSTMIAINDNYADGRDMSWLWDVDFESLAEGGVDVVSGVRAYDMALRLKYDDVPVRTIEPDITDGLKRFIKDSPGVPMRIFCTYTAMLAVRRELSKITKVEVVS; from the coding sequence ATGAGTTCTTTCTCCATCCTGGTCGGAAAACTGGTCCGCAGTGCCTCCAAACTGCGTGGCGGCGGTTCCGCCCTGCCCGGCCTGGTAGTGGAGAAAATCGATCCCGATTTCATTCGCCGCACCCTCGCAGACCTGCCGCTCGGCGTCGCCGTCGTCTCCGGAACCAACGGTAAGACCACCACTACCAAGATGGTGGTGGAGCTGCTCGAGAGCCAGGGGCTGAAGGTTTTCACGAACCGCACGGGCAGCAACTTCACCCGCGGCGTTGCGGCAGCACTGCTGGGCGAGGTGAACCTGCGCGGACACCTGGATGCGGACATCGCCGTCCTGGAGCTGGACGAGGCGCACGCCGTGCACTTCGTGAAACTGATCCAGCCGCGCTACAGCCTGCTGCTGAATGTCCTGCGTGACCAGCTGGACCGGTTCGGCGAGATCGACAAGACCACCCGCCTGCTGGAATCCATTGCCCGCGCGACCACCGAGACGGTGGTCCTGAACCGCGAGGATCCCCGCGTGGCGGGCATCGCCGATTCCCTGAACGGCCAGCGTGCCGTGTACTTCGGGCTCGATGCCTCGCTGCGCAGCACCTTCCCCAACGACGACGAGATGCGCGGCAGCCTTGCCGAAGCGCTGGCCGCAACGCAGGAGGCCGACGTCGTCCTTGAACGCGTGAGTGAGACGGACGCGGACTTCCTGGTCGACGGACAGGTCCGCACCTCGGGGCTGAAGCTGCGCGGCGTCTACAACATCTTCAATGCCGCCGCTGCCCTCGCCTTCGCGCGCACCATCAAGGGCAAGGACCTCGACTCCGACGCGCTGTTCGAGGCGCTTGCCAATGTGGAGCCTGCCTTCGGGCGCGGCGAGTCCCTGACCGTCAACGGCCAGCCGCTGGAGCTGGTGCTGGTGAAGAATCCCAGCGGCTTCCGCCTGGGCCTGAAGTCCTTTGCCGCCCACGGCTATTCGACGATGATCGCCATCAATGACAATTACGCCGACGGCCGGGACATGTCCTGGCTGTGGGATGTCGACTTCGAGTCCCTGGCCGAGGGCGGCGTCGACGTCGTCAGCGGCGTGCGCGCCTACGACATGGCGTTGCGCCTGAAGTACGACGACGTGCCGGTGCGCACCATCGAACCGGACATCACGGACGGACTGAAGCGTTTCATCAAGGACTCCCCCGGGGTTCCCATGCGGATCTTCTGCACGTACACGGCCATGCTGGCCGTACGCCGGGAACTCTCCAAGATCACGAAGGTAGAGGTGGTCTCATGA
- a CDS encoding type 1 glutamine amidotransferase, with protein MTEDRTIKILQLYPREMNIYGDWGNVLVLKQRLKWYGYQPVVEEYNAGDEFPADVDIIVGGGGQDSGQVVIQQDLQQLAPTLQGLAEDGLPMLVICGLYQLFGRFFKTHEGALIPGIGILDLETHGGDVRLIGNVLSVSEEFGEIHGYENHSGQTFLGPGVKPLAEIRKGEGNNTKDSTEGARYKNVVASYLHGSLLPKNPAIADFLIEKAATRKFGSFSPAPRSEQDLADLSKLSEMARQHAGQRPR; from the coding sequence ATGACCGAGGACCGCACAATCAAGATCCTGCAGCTGTACCCGCGGGAAATGAATATTTACGGCGACTGGGGCAACGTGCTGGTGCTCAAGCAGCGCCTGAAGTGGTACGGCTACCAGCCAGTCGTCGAGGAGTACAACGCGGGGGACGAGTTCCCTGCCGACGTCGACATCATTGTCGGCGGCGGCGGCCAGGACAGCGGACAGGTGGTAATCCAGCAGGATCTCCAGCAGTTGGCTCCCACCCTGCAGGGGCTTGCCGAGGACGGCCTGCCGATGCTGGTGATCTGCGGCCTGTACCAGTTGTTCGGACGGTTCTTCAAGACGCATGAGGGTGCGCTCATTCCGGGAATCGGCATCCTGGATCTGGAGACCCACGGAGGTGACGTGCGGTTGATCGGCAACGTGCTTTCCGTCAGCGAAGAGTTCGGCGAGATCCACGGCTATGAGAACCACAGCGGCCAGACGTTCCTCGGTCCGGGTGTGAAGCCGCTGGCGGAGATCCGCAAGGGTGAGGGCAACAACACCAAGGACAGCACCGAGGGCGCGCGGTACAAGAACGTCGTGGCCAGCTACCTGCACGGTTCCCTCCTTCCCAAGAACCCGGCAATTGCCGACTTCCTGATCGAAAAGGCAGCCACGCGGAAGTTCGGCAGCTTCTCCCCTGCTCCCCGTTCGGAACAGGACCTGGCTGATCTGTCGAAGCTTTCGGAAATGGCACGCCAGCACGCCGGGCAGCGGCCGCGCTAG
- the ruvB gene encoding Holliday junction branch migration DNA helicase RuvB, translating into MSTADSLVAPGPDPDDKAIEAALRPKNLDDFVGQKRVREQLSLVLEASRLRGRSADHVLLSGPPGLGKTTLSMIIAAEMNAPLRISSGPAIQHAGDLAAILSSLTEGEVLFLDEIHRMSRPAEEMLYMAMEDFRVDIIVGKGAGATAIPLDLPPFTLVGATTRAGLLPGPLRDRFGFTGHLEFYSTDELELVLRRSAMLMDMKVNSAGFAEVAGRSRGTPRIANRLLRRVRDWALVHGIEQIDARSAGAALDMYEVDVLGLDRLDRAVLTALITKFNGGPVGLSTLAIAVGEEPETVETVAEPYLVREGLLGRTPRGRIATRAAWEHLGLQMPENVAAAMPQNMFSGPGTNTSSAPAEEAGPET; encoded by the coding sequence GTGTCCACCGCAGACTCCCTCGTCGCACCCGGTCCCGATCCGGACGACAAAGCCATCGAAGCCGCCCTGCGGCCCAAGAACCTGGACGACTTCGTAGGTCAGAAGCGCGTCCGCGAACAGCTGTCGCTGGTACTCGAAGCGTCCCGGCTGCGCGGCCGCAGCGCCGACCACGTACTGCTGTCCGGCCCGCCCGGACTGGGCAAGACCACCCTGTCCATGATCATTGCAGCGGAAATGAACGCACCGCTGCGGATCAGTTCCGGGCCGGCCATCCAGCACGCCGGTGACCTCGCAGCCATCCTGTCTTCCCTGACCGAGGGCGAGGTGCTGTTCCTGGACGAAATCCACCGCATGTCCCGGCCGGCCGAGGAAATGCTCTACATGGCCATGGAGGATTTCCGCGTCGACATCATCGTCGGCAAGGGCGCCGGTGCCACCGCCATTCCGCTGGACCTGCCGCCGTTCACCCTGGTGGGAGCCACCACCCGCGCCGGCCTGCTGCCCGGCCCGCTGCGGGACCGTTTCGGGTTCACCGGCCACCTGGAGTTCTACTCGACGGACGAGCTGGAACTGGTGCTGCGCCGTTCGGCCATGCTGATGGACATGAAGGTCAACTCCGCGGGCTTTGCCGAGGTTGCCGGACGCTCGCGCGGCACCCCGCGAATTGCGAACCGGCTGCTGCGCCGCGTCCGGGACTGGGCGCTGGTGCACGGCATCGAGCAGATCGACGCCCGCTCGGCGGGAGCCGCGCTGGATATGTACGAAGTGGACGTCCTCGGCCTCGACCGGTTGGACCGCGCCGTGCTGACCGCGCTGATCACCAAGTTCAACGGGGGACCGGTGGGACTGTCCACACTGGCAATCGCCGTCGGCGAGGAACCGGAGACCGTGGAGACGGTGGCCGAACCGTACCTCGTCCGTGAAGGCCTGCTCGGCAGGACCCCGCGGGGCCGCATTGCGACCCGGGCCGCGTGGGAGCATCTGGGCCTCCAGATGCCCGAGAACGTTGCCGCAGCCATGCCGCAGAACATGTTTTCCGGCCCCGGCACAAACACCTCATCCGCTCCCGCCGAGGAGGCCGGGCCGGAAACTTAA
- the ruvC gene encoding crossover junction endodeoxyribonuclease RuvC — MSLRVLGVDPGLTRCGLGVVEVEGNRRATLVAVGVVGTVAGTALDARLLVISEAIDLWLDTHRPDVLAVERVFSQLNVSTVMGTAQASGVVIAAAARRGIPVALHTPTEVKAAVTGSGSANKDAVGKMVTKILRLDEMPKPADAADALALAITHAWRRGVAGPGPTAGSASRGTAPATGLTPAQRLWAEAEARAKRGSY; from the coding sequence GTGTCTTTACGCGTCCTGGGGGTGGACCCCGGCCTGACCCGCTGCGGCCTTGGAGTAGTTGAGGTCGAGGGAAACCGCCGGGCCACCCTTGTGGCCGTCGGAGTTGTCGGCACAGTCGCCGGAACGGCGCTTGACGCCCGGCTGCTGGTCATTTCCGAAGCCATCGATCTGTGGCTGGACACCCACCGGCCCGATGTCCTGGCCGTGGAACGGGTCTTCAGCCAGCTCAATGTCAGCACGGTGATGGGTACCGCCCAGGCGTCCGGCGTCGTTATTGCCGCCGCTGCCCGGCGCGGCATCCCGGTCGCCCTGCACACGCCTACTGAGGTCAAGGCGGCGGTCACCGGCTCCGGCTCGGCCAACAAGGACGCCGTGGGCAAGATGGTGACCAAGATCCTGCGGCTGGACGAGATGCCCAAGCCCGCCGACGCCGCCGACGCCCTTGCCCTGGCGATCACCCACGCCTGGCGCCGCGGCGTCGCCGGTCCCGGACCCACCGCCGGCTCCGCCTCGCGGGGCACGGCACCCGCGACCGGGTTAACTCCGGCCCAGCGGCTGTGGGCCGAAGCGGAAGCGCGGGCAAAACGCGGAAGCTACTGA
- the secD gene encoding protein translocase subunit SecD, with protein MPRTGPGSAAKKTLLWLGVIFAALALLLGGGSMWSNASWTPKLALDLEGGTQMILAPEVQGGDSEITTEQLDQAVEIIRQRVDGSGVSEAEISTQSNRNVVVSLPGVPDSETRELIQASANMEFRPVLTGGGGQGAAVTDPTPAEQLPTPSAEPTDASDTNWISPELQTQFETTDCLNPDTIANAEQAPADEPMVACEPGTAGKYILGPVEVPGVDISTASFGMAQGNNGVSTNQWAVNIEFNREGTDKFRDVTERLFAFPQGDPRNQFAIVLDGQIISAPTVNAVITDGKPQITGNFTQESSEALSEQLKYGALPISFEIQSEQQVSATLGADQLRMGIIAGLIGLALVAVYSLFQYRALGFVTIISLVVAGLLTYLAIAILGWSHNYRLSLAGVAGLIVAIGQTADSFIVYFERIRDELRDGRGLVSAVDNGWKRAKRTVLASKAVNILAAVVLYFVAVGNVRGFAFTLGLTAIADLIVVFMFTHPTMVLLARTKFFGDGHRFSGLDASKLGAVPLYRGAGRLRDPSEAPAARTKNKGAAKEAERRMTIAERRLAEKQDSMAGTGRSSEKDGE; from the coding sequence ATGCCCCGTACCGGCCCCGGCTCGGCCGCGAAAAAGACGCTCCTCTGGTTGGGCGTCATTTTTGCTGCCCTGGCCCTTTTGCTTGGCGGTGGTTCCATGTGGAGCAACGCCAGCTGGACCCCCAAACTCGCCCTCGACCTTGAGGGCGGAACCCAGATGATCCTTGCTCCCGAGGTGCAGGGCGGTGACTCCGAAATCACGACCGAACAGCTCGACCAGGCCGTGGAGATCATCCGCCAGCGCGTGGACGGCAGCGGCGTCTCCGAAGCGGAGATCAGCACGCAGTCCAACCGCAACGTCGTGGTGTCGCTGCCCGGTGTCCCCGATTCCGAGACCCGCGAACTGATCCAGGCTTCCGCGAACATGGAGTTCCGTCCGGTCCTCACCGGCGGCGGGGGACAGGGTGCAGCAGTCACGGATCCCACTCCCGCGGAACAGCTGCCCACACCGTCGGCGGAACCCACGGATGCTTCGGACACCAACTGGATTTCACCCGAGCTCCAGACACAGTTCGAAACCACTGACTGCCTGAACCCGGACACCATCGCCAACGCGGAGCAGGCGCCGGCCGACGAGCCGATGGTCGCCTGCGAGCCCGGCACCGCCGGCAAATACATCCTGGGTCCGGTCGAAGTTCCCGGCGTGGACATTTCCACCGCCAGCTTCGGCATGGCACAGGGCAACAACGGTGTTTCCACCAACCAGTGGGCCGTGAACATCGAGTTCAACCGCGAGGGCACCGACAAGTTCCGCGACGTGACCGAGCGTCTCTTCGCCTTCCCGCAGGGCGACCCGCGGAACCAGTTCGCCATCGTCCTCGACGGGCAGATCATCTCGGCGCCGACCGTCAACGCCGTCATCACCGACGGCAAGCCCCAGATCACGGGCAACTTCACCCAGGAAAGCTCCGAAGCGCTCTCCGAGCAGCTGAAATACGGTGCCCTGCCGATCAGCTTCGAGATCCAGAGCGAACAGCAGGTCTCGGCGACCCTCGGCGCGGACCAGCTGCGGATGGGCATCATCGCCGGCCTGATCGGCCTGGCCCTTGTTGCCGTCTACTCGCTCTTCCAGTACCGCGCGCTGGGCTTCGTCACCATCATCTCGCTCGTCGTCGCCGGCCTGCTGACCTACCTGGCCATCGCCATCCTGGGCTGGAGCCACAACTACCGGCTCTCACTCGCCGGTGTGGCCGGCCTGATCGTCGCCATCGGGCAGACCGCGGACTCGTTCATCGTGTACTTCGAACGCATCCGTGACGAGCTTCGCGACGGCCGCGGGCTGGTTTCCGCGGTGGACAACGGCTGGAAGCGCGCCAAGCGCACCGTCCTGGCCTCCAAGGCCGTGAACATCCTCGCCGCCGTCGTCCTGTACTTCGTGGCAGTGGGCAACGTGCGGGGCTTTGCCTTCACCCTGGGCCTTACCGCCATTGCGGACCTCATCGTGGTCTTTATGTTCACCCACCCCACCATGGTGCTTCTGGCCCGCACCAAGTTCTTCGGCGACGGCCACCGGTTCTCCGGCCTCGATGCGAGCAAGCTGGGCGCGGTACCGCTGTACCGCGGCGCCGGACGGCTGCGTGATCCCTCCGAAGCGCCGGCTGCGCGCACCAAGAACAAGGGAGCGGCCAAGGAAGCCGAACGAAGGATGACCATCGCCGAACGGCGGCTTGCCGAAAAGCAGGATTCAATGGCCGGTACCGGCCGCAGCTCCGAGAAGGACGGCGAGTAA
- the yajC gene encoding preprotein translocase subunit YajC yields MNIADLFLPLLLAVFVIMMFRKQKKSQQTVTQQRAQMLPGTEVMTQFGLFGRIVSVDQEENKAVLELSPGNTATVHLQALTKVVTVPAEEAPADDAAAVPDDASSLTLGKDSSERRDAVQDETPEETLKRLNRDDKKEN; encoded by the coding sequence GTGAATATTGCTGATCTCTTTCTCCCTCTGCTGCTGGCGGTCTTCGTCATCATGATGTTCCGCAAGCAGAAGAAGTCGCAGCAGACGGTTACCCAGCAGCGGGCCCAAATGCTTCCCGGCACCGAGGTCATGACCCAGTTCGGGCTTTTCGGCCGGATTGTTTCCGTGGACCAGGAAGAAAACAAGGCCGTGCTGGAGCTTTCCCCCGGCAACACCGCCACGGTGCACCTCCAGGCACTGACCAAGGTCGTCACTGTTCCCGCCGAAGAAGCACCGGCCGATGACGCCGCTGCGGTCCCCGATGACGCCTCTTCCCTCACGCTCGGCAAGGACTCCTCCGAGCGCCGGGACGCCGTGCAGGACGAGACACCTGAAGAAACACTCAAGCGCCTGAACCGCGACGACAAAAAAGAGAACTAG